TTGATTGTATGGCTCCTGAAGGCAAGCTGAAAGAAGCAGGTATTGAAGTTGAAGGTAAAGATGTATATGAATTAGCTAATGGGCAGCCGGTAGAATATAACTACGGATATGCCCGAGTTGCCTTTATGGGTTCGGAAACGGTGGCTCAAGTTATTTTTGGGCCGGAAGAAGCAGAACCGATCCTTGGTGTGGTAGCCCTGGAAAATGTAGGGATTGCCGTCGACCCGGTTTCGAGGAC
This region of bacterium genomic DNA includes:
- a CDS encoding clan AA aspartic protease, whose amino-acid sequence is MGTIKVTTTITNLAKSREGYEAEFLVDTGSIDCMAPEGKLKEAGIEVEGKDVYELANGQPVEYNYGYARVAFMGSETVAQVIFGPEEAEPILGVVALENVGIAVDPVSRTLKRMTAKSLK